The following are encoded in a window of Trueperaceae bacterium genomic DNA:
- a CDS encoding GNAT family N-acetyltransferase: MPPLPSLPRPRPTPVTLEGRYVRLEPLDAARHYPSLLAAATRPGEAERFRYLFEEPPTPDSLRRWFEQVGSAADPLFHAVVAKESGACGGRQSLMRITPEHGVIEVGNVYWGPFVARTRLATEALYLYADHVFATLGYRRLEWKCDARNEPSRAAALRFGFRFEGVFEQHMVVKGANRDTAWFAMLDRDWPTLAGGYERWLDPANFDADGRQRTRLALRRD; this comes from the coding sequence ATGCCGCCCCTCCCAAGCCTGCCCCGCCCCAGGCCGACGCCCGTCACGCTCGAGGGCAGGTACGTCCGCCTCGAACCTCTCGACGCGGCGCGCCACTACCCCTCCCTGCTCGCCGCCGCGACGCGGCCCGGCGAGGCGGAGCGCTTCCGCTACCTCTTCGAGGAGCCCCCGACGCCCGACTCGCTGCGGCGCTGGTTCGAGCAGGTGGGGTCCGCCGCTGACCCCCTCTTCCACGCCGTCGTCGCCAAGGAGTCGGGCGCGTGCGGCGGCCGTCAGTCCCTCATGCGCATCACGCCGGAGCACGGGGTGATCGAGGTCGGGAACGTGTATTGGGGTCCCTTCGTGGCGCGCACCAGGCTGGCAACGGAGGCCCTCTACCTGTACGCCGACCACGTGTTCGCCACCCTCGGCTACAGGCGCCTGGAGTGGAAGTGCGACGCCCGGAACGAGCCGAGCCGCGCCGCCGCGCTGCGCTTCGGCTTCAGGTTCGAAGGCGTGTTCGAGCAGCACATGGTCGTCAAGGGGGCGAACCGCGACACGGCCTGGTTCGCCATGCTCGACCGCGACTGGCCGACGCTGGCGGGCGGGTACGAGCGCTGGCTGGACCCCGCGAACTTCGACGCTGACG
- a CDS encoding ABC transporter ATP-binding protein, translating into MFVRSGVRVNVFGARRRRRRLVQSVVMATEQLGTEVPLVVTDLSVRLAGVTVLEEVSFTLEAGDVALLVGPNGAGKSTLLRALVGLLPYRGDVAIFGRPNRSMTARAKFVFSPDDPALYEDLTLREHVRFTAVVYGRPEADARALEWLERFGLAAKLDEFPGTHSRGMRQKLALSLALGLELPFTVLDEPFNGLDLASQERLAAGLQARGRAGGAVLLTGHQRELESLLAARRLTLADGRLTA; encoded by the coding sequence ATGTTCGTACGGTCCGGGGTGCGCGTCAACGTCTTCGGCGCCCGGAGGCGGCGCCGCCGGCTGGTACAGTCTGTGGTCATGGCCACCGAGCAGTTGGGCACGGAAGTCCCGCTCGTCGTCACCGACCTGAGCGTCAGGTTGGCCGGCGTGACGGTGCTGGAGGAGGTGTCGTTCACGCTCGAGGCGGGCGACGTGGCGCTGCTCGTCGGCCCGAACGGCGCGGGGAAGAGCACCCTACTGAGAGCTCTGGTCGGGTTGCTCCCGTACCGGGGCGACGTCGCCATCTTCGGGCGGCCCAACCGGAGCATGACGGCGCGCGCCAAGTTCGTGTTCTCGCCAGACGACCCCGCCCTGTACGAGGACCTGACGCTGCGGGAGCACGTGCGCTTCACGGCCGTCGTCTACGGTAGGCCCGAGGCCGACGCCCGCGCCCTCGAGTGGCTGGAGCGTTTCGGGCTCGCCGCCAAGCTCGACGAGTTCCCGGGCACCCACTCGCGCGGCATGCGCCAGAAGCTGGCGTTGTCGCTGGCGCTGGGGTTGGAGCTGCCGTTCACCGTGCTCGACGAGCCGTTCAACGGGCTCGACCTCGCCAGCCAGGAGCGCCTCGCGGCCGGGTTGCAGGCGCGGGGGCGCGCGGGCGGGGCGGTGCTGCTGACGGGCCACCAGCGCGAGCTCGAATCGCTGCTGGCCGCCAGGCGGCTCACCCTCGCCGACGGGCGCCTCACGGCGTGA